The Gracilimonas sp. genome includes a region encoding these proteins:
- a CDS encoding sterol desaturase family protein, with protein sequence MDWLYLIGFIGVGFAGMEIVSYCVHRWLFHGILWNIHESHHKPNHGLFELNDIFSLFFAGVSIWLMVDGSTTMFTSPAFGIGAGVAVYGVLYFIIHDLFAHKRFVPFSSDNKIMKLIRRAHQRHHQDVGKEGHEPYGLFLFPYDEYPERKRKFDR encoded by the coding sequence ATGGATTGGCTTTACTTAATCGGATTTATAGGCGTGGGTTTCGCGGGGATGGAAATTGTTTCGTATTGTGTGCACCGGTGGTTATTTCACGGGATTCTATGGAACATTCACGAGTCGCATCACAAACCGAACCATGGATTGTTTGAACTGAATGACATTTTTTCGCTGTTTTTTGCCGGTGTTTCCATTTGGTTGATGGTAGATGGGTCCACCACTATGTTTACGTCGCCGGCATTCGGGATTGGGGCAGGTGTTGCGGTTTACGGAGTGTTGTATTTTATCATTCACGACCTCTTTGCTCATAAAAGATTTGTGCCCTTCAGCAGTGATAATAAAATTATGAAGCTGATCCGGCGGGCTCACCAAAGGCACCATCAGGATGTGGGCAAAGAGGGGCATGAGCCGTATGGACTGTTTCTCTTTCCTTATGATGAATACCCGGAGCGGAAGCGCAAGTTTGACCGGTAA
- a CDS encoding DinB family protein, translating to MKNSSYTYDYFSGAFEQAKITAEDLLQSVDNDVFLRKPNEDKWCMGEILNHLLQAGNEYLPQIKKGLNRPDEDLAKGGEPFAPNFLFRWFIHIVSPQYNRAVPTVKPFEPKNVDEINREEVLSDFLALQDEFIHLIKKAKLEQLNLDRIKTRNPIIKFVPMSLTACFGVQDAHQRRHFKQMKALKEQFTVG from the coding sequence ATGAAAAACTCATCCTACACCTATGATTATTTTTCAGGTGCTTTTGAACAGGCAAAAATAACGGCCGAAGATCTACTTCAAAGCGTAGATAATGATGTATTTCTACGCAAGCCGAATGAAGATAAATGGTGCATGGGCGAAATATTGAACCATCTATTACAGGCCGGAAATGAATATTTGCCGCAAATCAAAAAAGGACTCAACAGGCCGGATGAAGATTTAGCGAAAGGCGGTGAGCCCTTTGCCCCCAACTTCCTCTTTCGGTGGTTTATACATATTGTAAGTCCTCAATACAACCGTGCAGTCCCTACCGTTAAACCTTTTGAACCGAAAAATGTGGATGAGATTAATCGGGAAGAAGTACTGTCTGATTTTCTTGCCCTTCAAGACGAATTCATTCACTTAATCAAAAAAGCCAAGTTGGAACAGCTAAATCTGGACCGGATAAAAACCCGCAATCCTATTATCAAATTTGTGCCCATGTCTTTGACAGCCTGCTTTGGCGTTCAGGATGCCCACCAACGCAGACATTTTAAGCAGATGAAAGCCTTGAAAGAGCAGTTTACTGTAGGTTAA
- a CDS encoding prolyl oligopeptidase family serine peptidase, giving the protein MHSQKNRLFLIVIAALLFPVWATAQGVLSFEDVMKFEDIGSIELSANGDWVAYEVWPDRGDGRVEVKSTNGRNTYSITLGASPEITQNGTWVAAFRKVPLAEELKSDKNKPKQGLSLLSTSDGSITEFDSVRSFAFSEDGSWLAIQHHQSKEVEDLKSGNKKLGTEVTLWNTESGSAFSLPFVREMEFDSLSNYLAYSVVDTSDGENGLYVFNLNDQDSRAIDLVENGLYGNLTWDYDLQKLAFTKATYDTSFVESNASVHIWNAQNEELSTLLNAEAGNEGYVLRSNNELTFTNDGQRLFFGFMNAEMAALDTRKDDAEDDEIDIYDVDDIIEDRGLDIWHGDDPRIKTHEKVSWNATRNHLYMAVYHLDKEEWVQLADHEMPEIDIAHNPNVVLGSSQVPYMKEMTWEGFFNDWYYVNLETGKRTLIGKKFSEGVSLSPGGTFAAFYVNKHWNLLDIEKGVTRNITANLEVPFYNEDHDYPSRVPDYGIAGWVEDDRAVMIYDKYDIWRFPTDFSEPVSITDGAGREAKRIFRIERMDKDWGEPYANNEELLLTSYHDLKKNFGFYSAKVNRTGVSRLLEEDKKFTFVDKAEDANTILYKREAYDEFPNIWVANNRQFKRKSKLTNLHEDLHKKWNWGKAELIDWLSLDGKYIQGVVIKPDNYDPDKRYPIMTYYYRFFTDRLHDFNEPKTNHRPVFAQYVSDEYVVFLPDIRFEIGRPGFAATKSLVPGIQKLIEMGIADEDKLGLHGHSWSGYQTAFMVTQTDIFDAAVSGAPVSNMTSAYSGIRWGSGLARQFQYERTQSRIGQSLIEAPEKYIENSPVFFADKITTPMLIMHGDADGAVPWYQSIEMYLAMRRYNKDVVFLQYHDEPHHPQKFSNKLDYAIRMKEYFDYYLKGEGEPEWIIKGEAYMGD; this is encoded by the coding sequence ATGCATTCACAAAAAAATCGTTTGTTTCTCATTGTAATTGCCGCTCTTCTTTTTCCGGTTTGGGCTACGGCTCAGGGGGTTTTGAGTTTCGAAGATGTTATGAAATTCGAAGACATCGGCTCCATAGAACTGTCAGCAAATGGCGACTGGGTTGCTTATGAAGTGTGGCCCGATCGTGGTGATGGCCGGGTGGAGGTGAAAAGCACAAACGGACGGAATACCTACTCTATCACTTTAGGTGCATCGCCCGAAATCACACAAAACGGGACCTGGGTAGCTGCTTTCCGGAAGGTACCCCTGGCGGAAGAACTTAAATCCGACAAGAATAAACCGAAACAAGGGCTGTCTTTACTTTCCACAAGCGATGGCTCGATCACGGAGTTTGACAGTGTTCGTTCTTTTGCTTTTTCAGAAGATGGAAGCTGGCTTGCCATTCAGCATCATCAGTCTAAAGAAGTGGAAGACCTCAAATCAGGGAATAAGAAGTTAGGTACAGAGGTTACGCTCTGGAACACCGAATCAGGCTCTGCTTTCTCTTTACCGTTTGTACGGGAAATGGAGTTCGACAGCCTTTCCAATTACCTGGCCTATTCTGTGGTGGATACCTCTGACGGTGAAAACGGACTGTATGTTTTTAATTTAAATGATCAGGATTCCCGGGCTATTGACCTGGTGGAAAACGGATTATACGGAAACCTGACCTGGGACTATGACCTGCAAAAACTGGCATTCACCAAAGCTACGTATGACACTTCCTTTGTTGAAAGTAATGCTTCGGTTCATATCTGGAATGCACAAAATGAGGAGTTGTCCACGCTGCTGAATGCCGAAGCCGGGAACGAGGGATATGTGTTGCGATCTAACAACGAACTCACTTTTACTAATGATGGGCAACGACTGTTTTTTGGCTTTATGAATGCCGAAATGGCGGCGCTGGATACCAGGAAAGATGATGCTGAAGATGATGAAATAGATATCTACGACGTGGATGATATCATTGAAGATCGAGGGCTGGATATCTGGCATGGAGATGACCCCCGAATCAAAACGCATGAAAAAGTTTCCTGGAATGCCACAAGAAATCATTTGTACATGGCGGTGTATCATCTTGATAAAGAAGAGTGGGTGCAGCTGGCTGATCATGAAATGCCGGAAATTGATATAGCTCATAACCCAAATGTGGTATTGGGAAGTTCTCAGGTTCCGTACATGAAAGAAATGACCTGGGAAGGTTTTTTCAACGATTGGTACTATGTAAATCTGGAAACCGGAAAGCGTACGTTGATTGGGAAGAAATTTTCGGAAGGGGTTAGCCTTTCGCCTGGCGGTACGTTTGCAGCATTTTATGTGAACAAGCACTGGAATCTGCTTGATATCGAAAAGGGGGTAACCCGGAATATTACCGCAAACCTGGAAGTGCCATTCTATAACGAAGATCATGACTACCCATCCCGGGTGCCCGATTACGGTATCGCCGGTTGGGTTGAAGATGATCGTGCTGTAATGATTTATGACAAGTACGACATCTGGAGATTTCCAACCGATTTCAGTGAGCCCGTCTCTATTACCGATGGGGCCGGCCGGGAAGCCAAACGGATTTTCCGCATAGAAAGAATGGATAAGGATTGGGGGGAACCGTATGCCAATAATGAGGAGTTATTGCTGACTTCCTATCACGACCTGAAGAAGAATTTCGGATTTTACTCAGCTAAAGTGAATCGAACAGGTGTCAGTCGGCTACTGGAAGAGGATAAGAAATTTACTTTTGTGGATAAAGCGGAGGATGCGAATACGATATTGTACAAACGGGAAGCCTACGATGAATTTCCCAATATCTGGGTAGCTAACAACCGGCAGTTTAAACGAAAAAGTAAGCTGACCAATCTTCATGAAGACCTCCATAAAAAATGGAATTGGGGGAAAGCTGAGCTCATCGACTGGTTAAGCTTGGATGGAAAGTATATTCAGGGTGTGGTCATTAAGCCGGATAATTATGATCCTGATAAGCGGTATCCGATTATGACGTATTACTATCGGTTTTTTACCGATCGCTTGCATGATTTCAATGAGCCGAAGACCAATCACCGCCCGGTTTTTGCTCAATATGTGAGTGACGAATACGTCGTTTTTCTTCCTGATATTCGTTTTGAAATTGGTCGTCCGGGCTTTGCGGCAACCAAGAGTCTGGTGCCCGGCATACAGAAATTGATTGAGATGGGTATCGCTGATGAGGATAAGCTTGGTCTTCATGGCCATTCCTGGAGTGGTTACCAAACGGCCTTTATGGTTACCCAAACCGATATTTTTGATGCCGCTGTTTCCGGTGCACCGGTAAGTAATATGACCAGTGCGTATAGTGGTATCCGCTGGGGATCAGGGCTTGCACGGCAGTTTCAATACGAACGAACTCAAAGCCGGATTGGTCAAAGCCTGATAGAAGCTCCTGAAAAATACATTGAAAACTCACCGGTGTTTTTTGCGGATAAAATCACCACTCCGATGCTCATCATGCACGGAGATGCTGATGGCGCCGTTCCGTGGTATCAAAGTATTGAGATGTATCTGGCTATGCGACGCTACAACAAGGATGTAGTATTTCTTCAGTATCATGATGAACCGCATCATCCTCAAAAATTTTCCAATAAACTGGATTACGCTATTCGGATGAAAGAGTATTTCGACTATTATCTGAAAGGGGAAGGGGAACCGGAATGGATTATAAAAGGAGAAGCATACATGGGAGATTAG
- a CDS encoding HD domain-containing protein gives MHEFLTMDSEIIEKTEEYVRKKLQGEGTGHDWWHIHRVRNTALQLAKIEDADLFIVELAALLHDIADHKFHDGDEEIGPATARNWLENIGVEESIINRVCIIIRDVSFKGAEVETKMDTIEGKVVQDADRLDALGAIGIARAFAYGGYKGRELYNPEIKPESHSSFEAYKKSTGPTLNHFYEKLFLLKDRMNTQAGRKEAEKRHQFMKEFVDQFISEWGGDFEL, from the coding sequence ATGCATGAATTTTTGACCATGGATTCAGAAATCATTGAAAAAACAGAAGAGTACGTAAGAAAGAAATTGCAGGGTGAAGGAACCGGTCACGATTGGTGGCACATACACCGGGTAAGAAACACGGCACTTCAGCTGGCAAAGATTGAAGATGCTGATCTTTTTATCGTGGAACTGGCAGCCTTACTGCATGACATTGCTGATCATAAGTTTCATGACGGGGATGAGGAAATCGGGCCGGCCACTGCCCGAAATTGGCTGGAAAATATTGGTGTGGAAGAATCCATCATCAACCGGGTATGCATCATCATCCGTGATGTATCCTTTAAAGGCGCTGAAGTTGAAACGAAGATGGATACTATCGAAGGGAAAGTAGTGCAGGATGCTGACCGGCTGGATGCTTTAGGCGCCATCGGGATTGCGAGGGCTTTTGCTTATGGCGGATATAAAGGCCGCGAACTATACAACCCGGAAATTAAGCCTGAGAGCCACAGTAGTTTTGAAGCCTACAAGAAAAGCACCGGACCAACCCTCAATCATTTTTATGAGAAGCTGTTTCTGCTTAAAGACCGGATGAACACCCAAGCCGGAAGAAAAGAAGCGGAAAAGCGCCATCAGTTTATGAAAGAATTCGTTGATCAATTCATTTCTGAATGGGGCGGAGATTTTGAATTATGA
- a CDS encoding glycoside hydrolase family 3 N-terminal domain-containing protein gives MIRLFPILIILSTLTGCQQKAPQQEEVIDSKRLGQMLVVGFRGTEIDDNHPIVKDLKELNIGGVVLYDYDYELESFGRNIESQDQLLKLSSDLIAYAPISPIIAVHQDGGFQSPLNSLYNDSEELKEGFLQDSASSVSYSRKYAQEFTVLSLNTNFNPRLDLQPPSNQAPNPEIISSDPDVVTQQASHILDEYDKELLFSVPKYFPGYSSDYHPSDSINDVTDVWTDDFLQPYRALLSSDRDVWGIMTAHSFNANIDSVWPGTLSEKTITGLLRDSLGYDGVILSDDLQKPIITSKYSLENALQQAINAGVDILVLGNNHAYDEQIAKRAIGIIQQLLREGKIEKENVEASLSRIDSLKINVIEGLCSCMNF, from the coding sequence ATGATCCGACTTTTCCCCATTCTGATAATCCTGTCCACACTCACAGGGTGCCAGCAAAAGGCCCCACAACAAGAAGAAGTCATCGATTCAAAAAGACTGGGACAAATGCTTGTTGTGGGTTTCCGTGGTACAGAAATTGACGACAATCACCCGATAGTAAAAGATCTGAAGGAGTTAAATATCGGCGGGGTCGTTCTGTATGACTATGATTATGAACTTGAGAGTTTTGGGAGAAATATTGAGTCGCAAGACCAACTGCTCAAACTTTCCAGCGATCTGATTGCATACGCTCCCATTTCACCAATAATCGCTGTTCATCAGGATGGCGGCTTCCAGTCACCGCTCAATAGTTTATATAATGACTCAGAGGAATTAAAAGAAGGTTTTCTTCAGGATTCAGCATCGTCCGTTTCTTATTCCAGGAAATATGCTCAGGAATTTACGGTTCTTAGCCTCAACACCAATTTCAATCCTCGTTTGGATTTACAGCCCCCCTCAAATCAAGCACCAAATCCGGAGATTATTTCTTCTGATCCCGATGTGGTAACGCAGCAAGCGAGCCACATTCTTGACGAATATGACAAGGAATTACTCTTCAGCGTACCCAAGTATTTTCCGGGTTACAGCAGCGATTATCACCCCTCGGATTCGATAAATGACGTAACTGATGTTTGGACGGATGATTTCCTGCAGCCTTATCGTGCCCTTCTTTCATCAGATCGGGACGTTTGGGGAATCATGACCGCACACAGCTTCAATGCCAATATTGATTCCGTATGGCCCGGAACCCTGTCCGAAAAAACGATCACAGGATTACTTCGTGATTCCCTCGGTTATGATGGTGTTATACTTTCTGATGATCTTCAAAAACCCATCATCACCAGCAAGTACAGCCTGGAAAATGCCCTTCAACAGGCCATTAATGCAGGGGTAGATATACTGGTTTTGGGCAATAATCACGCTTATGATGAACAAATAGCTAAACGGGCAATAGGCATCATCCAACAACTGCTGCGAGAGGGAAAAATAGAAAAGGAAAACGTGGAAGCTTCTCTTTCCCGAATCGACTCCCTCAAAATAAATGTAATTGAAGGACTTTGTTCATGCATGAATTTTTGA
- a CDS encoding TlpA disulfide reductase family protein, whose amino-acid sequence MPSANPFKYLTIIALVFVSCGNNQVTIQGSIDYLGDADLIIQQQPVHYKYSPMIRDTLKVSDQGSFSFTTPVSSRHLRTLQINDESYPLVLSPEADLEITIQRAAFPENVRVEGYPESWGERYNRYLTETEEIETQIPLEEEKIKVGEENTLLKLSERKYQIAEKHLSGTPLHDYYLKAIGEHLVFAVRSIEYNQRFNESFDADSAREHVFSLADSLNFFTIESLKAQRAGIRDFAHYYARTFGIYDSVKSAYGQDLSEYDIKRLAYEELNEKRLQVLDHIESRDAMAHARMYLVAERIGEQDLESATPSYEAYLEEFSGYPEYTEFLTYFYNEIKSVSPGQPAVPFSLPDIDGNIHTMKDYRGKFVLLDFWAGWCQPCLEEFSYMKDIYANYSRDELEIIGISNEADSLVWVQDIKRLELPWVQLYGGNGFDEKTFKAYKGGGIPFYILVDPNGEIARYNDVRPSFNFIPVLDSLLSEYKNQMN is encoded by the coding sequence ATGCCCTCTGCCAATCCATTCAAATATTTAACAATCATTGCACTTGTCTTTGTCTCCTGTGGGAATAACCAAGTAACCATACAGGGAAGCATCGATTACCTCGGGGATGCCGACCTCATCATTCAGCAACAACCTGTTCATTACAAATATTCCCCGATGATAAGAGATACCCTGAAAGTATCCGATCAAGGCTCTTTTTCGTTTACCACTCCTGTATCCTCCCGGCACCTTCGCACTTTGCAGATAAACGATGAATCCTATCCCCTTGTCTTATCCCCCGAAGCTGATTTAGAAATTACCATACAGCGCGCTGCATTCCCTGAAAATGTACGCGTGGAAGGCTATCCCGAATCTTGGGGTGAACGATATAATCGCTACCTGACTGAGACTGAAGAAATCGAGACACAAATTCCCCTTGAGGAAGAAAAGATTAAGGTTGGAGAAGAAAACACCCTGCTTAAGCTGAGTGAAAGAAAATACCAAATTGCTGAAAAGCACCTTTCCGGCACGCCACTGCATGATTATTACCTGAAAGCAATCGGCGAGCACCTTGTATTTGCTGTCCGGTCTATTGAATACAATCAGCGGTTCAATGAAAGTTTTGATGCTGATTCTGCCAGAGAGCACGTTTTTTCTTTGGCCGATTCCCTCAATTTTTTCACCATAGAATCACTGAAGGCCCAGCGAGCAGGAATACGTGACTTTGCCCACTATTACGCTCGCACTTTTGGCATTTACGACAGCGTTAAGTCTGCTTACGGGCAAGATTTGTCTGAATACGATATCAAACGATTGGCCTATGAGGAACTGAATGAGAAACGCCTTCAGGTGTTAGACCATATAGAAAGTCGTGATGCAATGGCTCACGCCCGAATGTATCTGGTTGCAGAACGAATTGGAGAGCAGGATTTGGAATCGGCAACTCCAAGTTATGAAGCCTACCTGGAAGAGTTTTCTGGTTATCCTGAGTACACAGAATTTCTCACTTACTTCTACAATGAAATCAAATCAGTTTCCCCGGGCCAGCCGGCAGTTCCGTTTTCCCTGCCAGATATAGATGGAAATATCCATACTATGAAAGATTACCGGGGTAAGTTTGTACTGCTCGATTTTTGGGCGGGATGGTGCCAGCCTTGCCTGGAAGAGTTTTCCTACATGAAAGACATCTACGCCAATTACTCACGTGATGAACTCGAAATCATCGGGATTTCCAACGAAGCCGACAGCTTGGTTTGGGTGCAGGATATTAAGCGACTGGAACTCCCATGGGTTCAGCTTTACGGAGGCAATGGGTTTGATGAAAAGACCTTCAAAGCCTATAAAGGGGGTGGAATTCCGTTCTATATTTTAGTTGATCCGAATGGGGAAATTGCCCGATATAACGATGTTCGTCCCTCCTTTAATTTCATACCTGTTTTAGACAGTTTACTATCCGAATATAAAAACCAAATGAACTGA
- a CDS encoding tetratricopeptide repeat protein — translation MIESKINKELERKIDLYVNGRLDAEQVDELWSELIQDEYYMDYMKSVANLKAVIDRKQAAKPSSKVHSFRKVAQYAAAAAVILIASVVGVLNMNPSGDFSVSPIAQIGLDVVRDAEGVSATVTSDVIRRAIRLATDGEVQEAISLLQSELEEVKEPQLKAEIALSLGSIQYNNGNYSSSIENFKIVTAQENIEVLTLEKGYWFLGNTYFQLDRLEEAGDAFQKAYELNGAYSRVAKTYVDALENVSR, via the coding sequence ATGATAGAAAGTAAGATTAATAAAGAATTAGAGAGGAAGATTGATCTGTATGTAAACGGTCGGCTTGATGCTGAGCAGGTTGATGAATTGTGGTCTGAGCTTATTCAGGATGAATATTACATGGACTATATGAAAAGCGTTGCCAACTTAAAGGCCGTTATCGACCGTAAGCAAGCAGCAAAACCATCTTCCAAAGTACACTCTTTCCGAAAAGTTGCCCAATATGCTGCGGCAGCTGCTGTAATTTTGATAGCATCGGTAGTAGGGGTGTTAAATATGAATCCTTCCGGTGACTTCTCGGTAAGCCCGATAGCACAGATTGGATTAGATGTTGTTAGGGATGCTGAAGGGGTTTCTGCTACTGTTACCAGCGATGTAATTCGAAGAGCTATTCGTTTGGCTACCGATGGGGAGGTTCAGGAAGCGATTTCATTACTCCAATCCGAACTGGAAGAAGTCAAAGAGCCACAACTAAAAGCTGAAATTGCACTGAGTTTAGGTTCAATTCAGTATAACAACGGCAATTATTCATCCTCTATCGAAAATTTCAAAATAGTTACTGCGCAAGAAAACATAGAAGTACTTACTCTTGAAAAAGGCTACTGGTTTTTAGGTAACACGTATTTCCAATTAGATCGTCTTGAGGAAGCGGGAGATGCCTTCCAAAAAGCCTATGAACTCAATGGCGCTTACAGCCGAGTCGCAAAAACATATGTGGATGCGCTGGAAAACGTGAGCAGATAA
- a CDS encoding CHAT domain-containing protein, with amino-acid sequence MILLYLILFLAPFSSDTTYVKKTETQIAAYVSNIEKGQNVSLNSWAIHEIASLNCEGLDIVKSSVQSLAEKASFYDKISCDELDELSQSFWDKTESDLFKQIINSEDTVSTAIIGYDEHPLIHFRLLMENDFHNYYSTNYLKNALENWLGYINSEPSNNGLEFAIVLSNVIRTAYILDRYGVIQENYEKFVNQNWLPNSIHRLKLLGAFDYTFYIYGKYDKSLQLQRNYSLPLAMFIGNKTEINSIKVRQGAYLISLGKYQAAKVIYEELYNESETLEEQYSLFTNLGATYLKLGQSNKYISFQLRALDQEIEEYTTRLKIYRNLFIYYSSINDVNTALNYIEKAREVAIENQDTIELALIDFYLGSFYWNNYKDAEKSLANLSTASQIFSAEKNYETYIDLLVEKGSILSKIDSLTEARQTFQNVKQLTLSRSDTPDYLDAVVNLTAIDLKQNKIKDAAKNLEDIQLYSLENMDFQLSVKYQTVKSNYFSLSGNDRAAIDNLLPVIDQVIDRAKNNTDTQEGYWSVEDEYLDAFELIVELLIDNNRSPEALEILDRLKTINDATLYNSPLVKAAKLTEEELAEEKRLNQRIQSLRKKYLNATQEERFQINTQIDRISAVRNQILADVNLDKEEPLPPIWSIQRSLNEDELLLHFTEVGTKLYVSYLTSSQIRIKYYTFDKQRQALFSQIGDNLASGNTNLLELYRLHEILDLKDIPSQIKQISVVPDNYLYRIPLEVLPTEKPDSPISFGSTRYLIEDYHFRYFTSLKEFDSNRRTFSASTETDFSGFAISDFQNFKGTNLPSLPYATVETNNITNVLSSFNNKKVFTGDAATKDIFKQKVGTSRLVHVATHSEVSEKDPLFSTIYLKNSSDSDTLQSDQALYAYELFDTPLNSEFIMLNSCSSGSGSYIQGSGIMGISRALRYAGAKSLALNLWSVNDKVASEFATDFYDLLNEGETKSEAIRQAKLNQLKRANANPHFWGAYMMIGNPSPVTNKSTNAGLIFSLLALTGLLTGFITYRKESSG; translated from the coding sequence GTGATCCTACTTTATTTAATACTTTTTTTAGCTCCCTTTTCTTCTGACACTACCTATGTCAAAAAAACCGAGACACAGATAGCTGCGTATGTTTCCAACATCGAGAAAGGTCAAAATGTAAGCTTAAACAGCTGGGCCATTCACGAGATTGCTTCACTTAATTGTGAGGGGCTTGATATAGTAAAATCATCAGTACAAAGCCTGGCTGAAAAAGCTTCGTTCTATGATAAAATTTCTTGTGACGAGTTGGATGAACTCAGTCAATCTTTTTGGGATAAAACAGAATCGGATCTCTTTAAGCAAATTATAAACAGTGAAGATACGGTCTCCACTGCAATCATCGGCTATGATGAACATCCCTTAATTCATTTTCGACTTTTGATGGAGAATGATTTCCATAATTATTATTCCACAAATTATTTAAAAAACGCATTAGAGAACTGGCTGGGTTATATAAATTCAGAACCATCAAACAATGGGCTCGAATTCGCTATCGTTCTCTCCAACGTCATTCGTACTGCTTATATACTTGACAGGTACGGCGTAATTCAAGAAAATTATGAGAAATTTGTTAACCAGAATTGGTTGCCAAATTCAATCCATAGATTAAAGCTGTTAGGTGCTTTTGATTACACTTTTTATATCTATGGAAAATATGATAAATCCCTACAACTTCAGCGGAATTATTCTTTACCGCTTGCAATGTTTATTGGAAATAAAACTGAAATAAATTCCATCAAAGTAAGGCAAGGAGCCTACTTAATTTCTTTAGGGAAGTATCAAGCGGCGAAAGTCATTTATGAAGAGCTCTATAATGAGTCAGAGACCTTAGAAGAACAATACTCTCTTTTCACCAACTTAGGAGCAACTTATTTAAAGCTTGGTCAATCCAATAAGTATATTTCCTTTCAATTACGAGCTTTAGATCAAGAAATAGAGGAATATACAACCCGGTTAAAAATCTACCGAAATTTATTTATCTACTACAGTTCCATCAACGATGTAAATACGGCTCTGAATTACATTGAAAAGGCTCGCGAAGTAGCGATTGAAAATCAGGACACAATCGAATTGGCATTAATCGATTTCTACTTAGGTTCTTTTTATTGGAACAACTATAAAGATGCAGAGAAATCACTGGCTAATTTAAGTACTGCTTCTCAAATATTTTCAGCCGAGAAGAATTACGAAACCTACATCGATTTGCTTGTCGAGAAGGGATCCATTTTGAGCAAAATTGACTCTCTTACAGAAGCGAGACAAACATTTCAAAACGTAAAGCAACTAACCCTTTCCCGTTCAGATACTCCTGATTATTTAGATGCCGTAGTCAATCTTACAGCTATTGATTTAAAGCAGAATAAAATCAAAGATGCCGCCAAAAACCTGGAAGATATACAGCTCTATTCGCTTGAGAACATGGATTTTCAATTATCTGTTAAATACCAAACCGTCAAGTCGAACTACTTTAGTTTATCTGGCAACGACAGAGCCGCTATAGATAATCTCTTACCCGTCATTGATCAGGTGATTGACCGCGCCAAGAATAATACCGACACACAGGAAGGGTACTGGTCGGTAGAGGATGAATACCTGGATGCTTTTGAGCTAATTGTCGAATTGCTTATTGATAATAACAGAAGCCCCGAAGCACTGGAAATTTTAGACCGGCTAAAAACCATCAATGACGCTACGCTCTATAACAGTCCTTTAGTTAAAGCAGCCAAGCTTACTGAAGAGGAATTGGCTGAAGAAAAAAGATTAAACCAGCGTATTCAGTCTCTTAGAAAAAAATACCTGAATGCAACTCAGGAAGAGCGGTTTCAAATAAACACTCAAATCGATCGTATTTCTGCTGTAAGGAATCAAATTCTGGCAGATGTAAATCTGGACAAAGAAGAGCCTTTGCCCCCGATTTGGTCAATCCAACGTTCTTTAAATGAAGATGAGTTGTTGCTTCATTTCACCGAAGTGGGCACAAAACTGTATGTCAGTTACCTGACTTCCTCCCAAATCAGGATAAAATATTACACCTTTGATAAGCAGCGCCAGGCTTTATTTTCTCAAATTGGAGATAACCTGGCATCAGGAAACACAAACCTGCTTGAGCTTTACCGGCTTCACGAGATTCTGGACCTGAAGGATATCCCGAGTCAGATTAAACAGATTTCGGTTGTGCCTGATAATTACCTCTACCGAATTCCCCTGGAGGTTCTGCCCACTGAAAAACCAGATTCACCGATCAGTTTTGGCAGTACCCGGTACTTAATTGAAGATTATCACTTCCGCTATTTTACATCACTGAAAGAATTTGACAGCAACCGGCGTACTTTTTCTGCCTCTACAGAAACTGACTTTTCAGGCTTTGCCATTTCAGACTTTCAGAATTTTAAAGGCACAAATTTACCATCTCTGCCTTATGCCACCGTAGAAACAAACAACATCACGAATGTACTTTCATCCTTCAATAACAAAAAAGTATTTACCGGTGATGCTGCCACTAAAGATATTTTCAAGCAAAAAGTAGGCACTTCCCGGCTGGTACATGTTGCCACGCATAGCGAAGTCTCTGAGAAAGACCCTCTATTCTCCACCATTTACTTAAAGAATTCTTCTGACTCCGATACCTTACAGTCCGATCAGGCTCTGTATGCCTATGAATTGTTTGATACCCCGTTGAACAGTGAATTCATTATGCTGAATTCGTGCAGTTCCGGATCCGGGAGTTACATTCAGGGAAGCGGTATTATGGGGATTAGTCGTGCCCTCAGGTATGCCGGCGCTAAAAGCTTGGCTTTGAACCTCTGGTCAGTAAATGATAAAGTAGCCTCAGAGTTTGCTACCGACTTTTATGATCTACTGAATGAAGGTGAAACTAAAAGTGAAGCTATCAGGCAAGCAAAACTCAACCAATTGAAAAGAGCCAATGCCAATCCGCATTTTTGGGGAGCCTATATGATGATCGGGAATCCTTCGCCGGTTACAAACAAATCAACAAATGCCGGCCTAATTTTTTCTCTGTTAGCTCTTACAGGTCTGCTAACCGGATTTATCACTTACAGAAAAGAGAGCAGCGGTTAA